The following is a genomic window from Streptomyces sp. NBC_01381.
GACGAGCTGGTGCGGCTCACCTCGCGGCGCCGCGTGGCGGCCGTGATCGGTGCCTCCGGCAGCGGCAAGTCGTCGCTGCTGCGGGCCGGGCTCATCCCGGCGTTACGGGAGTCCACCGATGCCCGGCGCCCGGCCGCGATGCGCATTCTCACCCCGGGCGACCGCCCGGCCCGAACGCACCGGGCCCTGCTGACGCCCGCCGACGGCGCCGGCGACACGCTCCTCGTGATCGACCAGTTCGAGGAGGTCTTCTCGCTCTGCCACTCCCCGGCGGAACGGACGGAATTCCTGGACCGGCTGCTCATGGCCCGCGCCCCCGGCAGCCGCCTGCGCGTGATCGTCGCCGTCCGCGCCGACTTCTACGGCCGCTGCGCCGAACACGGCCCCCTGGCCGACGCGCTGGGAGACGCCAACCTCCTCGTCGGCCCCATGTCGCCGAGTCGACTGCGCGAGGCCATCGTCAGGCCCGCGGCGGCCGAACGGCTCGTCGTGGAGCGGACGTTGACGGCCCGGATCGTGGCCGACGTGGTGGACGAGCCGGGCGGCCTCCCGCTGATGGCGCACGCGCTCCGCGAAGTGTGGCGGCGGCGCAGCGGCAAGACACTGACAGAGGCGGCGTACGAGGCGATCGGCGGCGTACGGGGCGCCATCGCGCACACCGCGGAGGAAGTCTTCGGGCGGCTGACGGACGCGGAGGCCGCGACGGCCCGTCGGCTGCTCCTGCGCATGGTCGCGCCGGGCGACGGCACGCAGGACACCCGCCGCCCCGTCGACCGCGCCGAACTTCCGGCCGGCTGCGACGACGTACTGGAACGCCTGGTCGCCGCGCGGCTGCTGACCGTCGACGGAACGACGGTCGACCTCGCCCACGAGGCCCTGATCAGCGCATGGCCGAGGCTCCGGGGGTGGGTCGACGCGGACCGCGACCGGCTGCGGCTGCACCGGGCGCTGACCGAGGCGGCCGTGACGTGGCAGGAGCTTGGGCGGGACGCGGGGGCCGTGTACCGGGGGACGAGGCTGACGGCGGCGCGGGAGGCGTTCGGTTCGGGAACTGATTCCGGCTCCCTCGAACTGACCGCCCTGGAAAAGGAGTTCCTCGACGCCGGTGTCGACGCCCACGACCACGACATACGCGCGAAGGCACGCGCCGCGCGCCGGACGCGGGCGCTCATCTCCGGCCTCGCCGTACTGCTCTGCCTCGCCGTGGTCGCGGGCATGGCCGCCTGGCAGCAGAACCGGAACGGGGAGCGGCAGCGGGCCGAGGCCCAGGCGCGGCGGATCGTCGGCGTCGCGCAGACGCTGCGGGTTTCGGATCCGGTGACCGCGATGCGGCTGAGTGTGGCTGCCTGGCGCGTCGCGGATCTGCCGGAGACACGCGAGGCGGTGCGTGCCGTCGGCGCGTGGCGGGAGCAGGACTCGTTCGCCGGCCTCGACAAGAGCACCACGCCGAACGCGCGGCGCTGGCTGAGCATGGACGGGCGCACGCTGACGGCGGTCGACCGTGACCGTGTGGTGCGGTGGGACGTGCGCGACCATCGCCGCATCGGTACGACGTCCCGGCCCGGTGCCCACGAGAACAGCATGGACGTCAGCGCCGACGGACGCATGGTCGCGCAGCACGGCAGGAGCGGCGTACTGGTGTGGGATCTGGTCCGGAACCGGGCGGTCGGCCCGCGCTTCGGGACGGGGGAACGGTGGGACACGGACGGTTGGTTCGGGCCGCGCGGCCGGACCTTCGTCATCCGCACGAGGGTCGGCGACGGTGCCACGGTCCAGGTGTGGGACATACGCAGGCACAAGCTTCTCGACGAGATCCGGGGCCAGGACACGGAGAGTCCCGCTCCGGCGCTCAGCCCCGATGACCGGCTGCTCGCGACCTGTTCGCAGGGCGGCCGGCTCGCTGTGCGGGACGTCGCGAAGGGGCGGTACGTGCCCAGGACCTGGCCGCGCGATGTGGATGAACAGGTCTGCGGAGCACCTGAGTTGACCTTCACCCCGGACAGCCGGGCGCTGTCCTTCTCCATGGGGAGCGGGATCCGCACCTGGGAGCCGACGACCGGCCGGGAGCGCCCGAAGATCAAGCTGCCCGCCGGCTCCGAGGGAGGTGTGGACTTCGACGATGACGGGACGGTCGCGGCGGTCATGGCCGACGACGGGGACATCACGCTGTGGATGACCGATTCGCCCGGCACGTCGCTCCTGCGCTATCCGGTGCGGGACCGCGGAGCCACCGACTTGAGGGTGGACACGGCAGCGGGTGTGATCCGCTACCGGGCCAGCTCCGAAGTCGTACGCACCCTCGACATTCGAGCGGCCCTGACCGTGCACGGTCGCAGTCGACCGCTGGCGGCCGCGCGCTTCAGCCCGGACGGGCGCACCCTCGCCACGGTCGAAGGCCGCGGCAGCGAAGGGAAGCTGAGGCTGCGCGATGCGCGGAGCGGTGAGGTGTCGGCGTCGCTGCCAGGACCGGCCTGCGTGGAATGCGGGGTGGGCCAGCCGTGGGCCTTCTCCCCGGACAGCCGGGCTCTTGCCTACGGGTTCCTGGGCCAGAGCGGCACGACGGTGCGGCGGTGGAACATCAGGGACGCCCAGGAGTCGTCCCGTACGCGCGTCCCGTCGTGGGTCGACAGCCTGGCGGTCCCGTCGCGCGGTGCGCGAGTGGTCGCCGCGGGCACACCGCTGGGCGAGCGGGACCACGACGACCGGCAGGTCGAGGTCTGGAACATGACGGGGGACACGCGAACCAGGGCGTTGCGGCAGCATACGGCCGGACTGGTGGGAACGCTGGCTCCCGACGGCCGATCCCTCCTCACGACGGACGGTGTGCTGACCGACCTCCGGACGGGGCGGTCGTCGCGGGCACTGCGCGGCGAGGACATGTTGAGCACCGTGGTCCACAGCCCCGACGGCCGCCTTCTCGCCGTC
Proteins encoded in this region:
- a CDS encoding WD40 repeat domain-containing protein encodes the protein MGRREKPLEPTAGPVQRFAYELRKLRVDAGSPTYRAMAQRVAYSAPTLSAAAAGERLPTLPVLLAYVSVCDGDPQEWERRWYETVAEDAERDTDGGESPYPGLARFGADDQARFHGRGDLVDELVRLTSRRRVAAVIGASGSGKSSLLRAGLIPALRESTDARRPAAMRILTPGDRPARTHRALLTPADGAGDTLLVIDQFEEVFSLCHSPAERTEFLDRLLMARAPGSRLRVIVAVRADFYGRCAEHGPLADALGDANLLVGPMSPSRLREAIVRPAAAERLVVERTLTARIVADVVDEPGGLPLMAHALREVWRRRSGKTLTEAAYEAIGGVRGAIAHTAEEVFGRLTDAEAATARRLLLRMVAPGDGTQDTRRPVDRAELPAGCDDVLERLVAARLLTVDGTTVDLAHEALISAWPRLRGWVDADRDRLRLHRALTEAAVTWQELGRDAGAVYRGTRLTAAREAFGSGTDSGSLELTALEKEFLDAGVDAHDHDIRAKARAARRTRALISGLAVLLCLAVVAGMAAWQQNRNGERQRAEAQARRIVGVAQTLRVSDPVTAMRLSVAAWRVADLPETREAVRAVGAWREQDSFAGLDKSTTPNARRWLSMDGRTLTAVDRDRVVRWDVRDHRRIGTTSRPGAHENSMDVSADGRMVAQHGRSGVLVWDLVRNRAVGPRFGTGERWDTDGWFGPRGRTFVIRTRVGDGATVQVWDIRRHKLLDEIRGQDTESPAPALSPDDRLLATCSQGGRLAVRDVAKGRYVPRTWPRDVDEQVCGAPELTFTPDSRALSFSMGSGIRTWEPTTGRERPKIKLPAGSEGGVDFDDDGTVAAVMADDGDITLWMTDSPGTSLLRYPVRDRGATDLRVDTAAGVIRYRASSEVVRTLDIRAALTVHGRSRPLAAARFSPDGRTLATVEGRGSEGKLRLRDARSGEVSASLPGPACVECGVGQPWAFSPDSRALAYGFLGQSGTTVRRWNIRDAQESSRTRVPSWVDSLAVPSRGARVVAAGTPLGERDHDDRQVEVWNMTGDTRTRALRQHTAGLVGTLAPDGRSLLTTDGVLTDLRTGRSSRALRGEDMLSTVVHSPDGRLLAVADDSGRITLWDARGRRALGVLSPGSYEWGRAEEPLGSVLSFSEDGRYLAAGGENGTVRVWETETPRLAGAEYPATDGPVLGLGFAGDELRVATAHIPSRSVPIGAGRAADAVCERARGGLSRAQWQTYLPTVEYRKTC